Proteins encoded in a region of the Pseudomonadota bacterium genome:
- a CDS encoding aminotransferase class V-fold PLP-dependent enzyme → MTAKLKPRSDVRTRMGLRPIINVSGTMTHLGASIVVPDAVRTVAEILPEFVEINDLHRKASRAIAKLTGAEAGFVTASASAGITLSVAGCMTGPDLALIEQLPDAAGMKDEVVIQMGHMTQYGAPIEQAIRLAGAKVVPVGTVTDARPYQLAHKLGERTAAAVYVVSHHTVQYGMIPLAEFASICHEKGVPVVADLASEYDLKGFLAAGTDLAVYSAHKFLGAPTAGIVAGPKVLVRSVFLQNAGIGRGMKVGKEGIAGTIAALEAWAVRDHAGVRKIEAGYLQLWVKRFQGLPGIEARIIPDPTNNPLDRLMLKIDPEMARITAWELADALASGDPPVIVRDHEVEHGFFQMDPCNLHQGEAEIVADRVVAELKRAATRNRAEPASIVERKKRRFQRLLAWPD, encoded by the coding sequence ATGACCGCCAAGCTGAAGCCGCGCTCCGATGTGCGCACGCGCATGGGCCTCAGGCCCATCATCAACGTGTCCGGCACCATGACGCATCTCGGCGCCTCGATCGTGGTGCCGGACGCGGTTCGGACCGTGGCCGAGATCCTGCCGGAGTTCGTCGAGATCAACGACCTCCACCGGAAGGCGAGCCGGGCGATCGCCAAGCTGACCGGTGCGGAGGCCGGGTTCGTAACGGCGAGTGCCTCGGCGGGAATCACCCTCTCGGTCGCCGGCTGCATGACCGGCCCCGACCTGGCACTGATCGAGCAGCTTCCCGATGCCGCGGGCATGAAGGACGAGGTGGTCATCCAGATGGGCCACATGACCCAATATGGCGCGCCGATCGAGCAGGCGATCCGCCTTGCCGGCGCCAAGGTCGTGCCGGTCGGCACCGTGACCGACGCCAGGCCCTATCAGCTCGCCCACAAGCTCGGCGAGCGGACCGCGGCGGCCGTCTACGTCGTCTCGCATCATACGGTGCAGTACGGGATGATTCCCTTGGCCGAGTTCGCCTCGATCTGCCACGAGAAGGGCGTTCCGGTGGTGGCCGACCTCGCCTCGGAATACGACCTCAAGGGCTTCCTCGCCGCCGGCACCGATCTTGCGGTCTATTCCGCCCATAAGTTTCTGGGCGCTCCCACAGCCGGCATCGTCGCCGGACCGAAGGTGTTGGTCCGGTCCGTCTTCCTGCAGAATGCCGGCATCGGCCGCGGCATGAAGGTGGGCAAGGAAGGGATCGCCGGCACCATCGCCGCACTCGAGGCCTGGGCGGTGCGCGACCATGCGGGCGTGCGCAAGATCGAAGCCGGCTATCTCCAGTTGTGGGTAAAGCGGTTTCAGGGCCTGCCGGGCATCGAGGCCAGGATCATTCCCGATCCGACCAACAATCCCTTGGATCGGCTCATGCTCAAGATCGATCCCGAGATGGCGCGCATCACCGCCTGGGAGCTCGCCGACGCACTGGCATCCGGCGATCCGCCGGTGATCGTGCGCGACCACGAGGTCGAGCACGGCTTCTTCCAGATGGATCCGTGCAACCTGCATCAGGGGGAGGCCGAGATCGTCGCCGACCGGGTGGTGGCCGAACTCAAACGCGCCGCCACCCGCAACCGCGCCGAGCCCGCCAGCATCGTCGAGCGCAAGAAGCGCCGCTTCCAGCGGTTGCTGGCTTGGCCTGATTGA
- a CDS encoding amino acid ABC transporter permease: protein MDVAINALPFLWEGLLVTLHVSALVVVIALAIGLVLGLGLTYGPRWIYWPIRLYSDILRGIPVPVLIFAVYYLLPVIGWNIDGFTAAVSALAAFETARVLEVTRGAIQSIHPGQTDAGQAIGLTFSQRMIYVIFPQALRRFLPPWINSVVDTVKGSSLVSFVSIVELTLAIQQVIGRTFEPMPLYILGMAIYFAINFTLSTASRRLEARFAYIRE, encoded by the coding sequence ATGGACGTCGCGATCAACGCCTTGCCCTTCCTCTGGGAGGGGCTTTTGGTGACGCTGCATGTGTCCGCGCTCGTCGTGGTGATCGCGTTGGCGATCGGTCTCGTCTTGGGGCTAGGCCTCACCTACGGGCCGCGCTGGATCTATTGGCCAATTCGCCTCTACAGCGACATTCTGCGCGGCATTCCCGTGCCGGTGCTGATCTTTGCCGTCTATTACCTGCTTCCAGTCATAGGCTGGAACATCGACGGCTTCACCGCCGCAGTCTCTGCGCTTGCCGCCTTCGAGACGGCGCGCGTGCTGGAAGTGACGCGCGGGGCCATCCAATCGATCCACCCGGGGCAGACAGACGCCGGCCAGGCGATCGGCCTCACCTTCAGCCAGCGCATGATCTATGTGATTTTCCCCCAGGCGCTCCGGCGCTTCCTGCCGCCCTGGATCAACTCGGTCGTCGACACGGTCAAGGGCAGCTCGCTCGTGTCGTTCGTCAGCATCGTCGAGCTGACCCTGGCAATTCAGCAGGTGATCGGCCGCACCTTCGAGCCGATGCCGCTCTACATTCTAGGTATGGCCATTTACTTCGCCATCAACTTCACCCTCTCGACCGCCAGCCGGCGCCTCGAGGCGCGTTTTGCCTATATCCGCGAGTAG
- a CDS encoding creatininase family protein, whose amino-acid sequence MLLHLSTWSEIDDYLKRSTGIIVPIGSTEQHGPNGLIGTDAICPEFIGRKIGEKTGALVGPTINVGMAQHHLGFSGSIALRPSTLMMVIKDYVTSLTRHGFERFFFLNGHGGNIATATAAFSEIYAEASFRRGSNAPSVRCTLRGWWESEKVRAISAELYGDKDGSHATASEVSVTQYAYPEAIKHAAMEWPGKPARGFYDAEDYRRQFPDGRIGSDPSMATPEAGKRLVEASVEDLSEDYKRFLAQA is encoded by the coding sequence ATGCTCTTGCATCTCTCGACCTGGTCGGAAATCGACGACTATTTGAAGCGCTCCACCGGCATCATCGTGCCCATCGGCTCGACCGAGCAGCATGGGCCCAACGGCCTCATCGGCACCGATGCGATCTGCCCGGAGTTCATCGGCCGCAAGATCGGCGAGAAGACCGGCGCCCTCGTCGGACCCACCATCAATGTCGGCATGGCGCAGCACCATCTGGGGTTCTCCGGCTCGATCGCGCTTAGGCCGTCCACCTTGATGATGGTGATCAAGGACTACGTGACCTCGCTGACGCGCCACGGCTTCGAGCGGTTCTTTTTTTTGAACGGCCACGGCGGCAACATCGCGACCGCGACCGCGGCCTTCTCGGAGATTTACGCCGAAGCCAGCTTTCGCCGCGGCTCGAACGCGCCCAGCGTGCGCTGCACGCTCCGCGGCTGGTGGGAGTCGGAGAAGGTCAGGGCGATCTCGGCCGAGCTCTACGGCGACAAGGATGGCAGCCATGCCACCGCCTCCGAGGTCTCGGTCACGCAATACGCCTATCCCGAGGCGATCAAGCACGCCGCGATGGAATGGCCAGGCAAGCCGGCGCGCGGCTTCTACGACGCCGAGGATTACCGCCGGCAGTTTCCCGACGGCCGCATCGGCTCCGATCCCTCGATGGCTACGCCGGAAGCCGGCAAGCGCTTGGTCGAGGCCTCGGTCGAGGATCTGAGCGAGGACTACAAGAGGTTCCTGGCGCAGGCGTGA
- a CDS encoding amino acid ABC transporter permease yields MNYHINYNFVWKYFDKLTDGLVLSLEMAFVSILIGIMIGLGLALAYNGSGRMVRWIIAAYVEIIRNVPLLLLVYLVFYGIPTVGGFAYDATTSFIMTLSVYSGAYLVEIFRAGLDAVPKGLIDAGKAIGLTPIQHLVSVRLPTMFRIVLPSLSNTFVSLFKDTSVAWVIAVPELFFGYNWIYTNTFRIVEGLSVLAAMYLVTCYVFIFALQQLERRYAIGRN; encoded by the coding sequence GTGAACTATCACATCAACTACAACTTCGTTTGGAAGTACTTCGACAAGCTCACCGACGGCCTCGTCCTGAGCCTCGAAATGGCGTTCGTTTCGATTCTCATTGGGATCATGATCGGGCTTGGTCTGGCGCTTGCCTATAACGGCTCGGGCCGGATGGTGCGCTGGATAATCGCGGCCTATGTCGAAATCATCCGCAACGTGCCGCTGTTGCTGCTGGTCTACCTGGTCTTTTACGGCATCCCGACCGTCGGCGGCTTTGCCTACGATGCCACGACCAGTTTCATCATGACGCTCTCCGTCTATTCCGGCGCCTATCTCGTCGAGATCTTCCGCGCTGGTCTCGATGCCGTGCCGAAGGGGCTGATCGATGCCGGCAAGGCGATCGGCCTGACGCCGATTCAGCATCTCGTATCGGTGCGGCTCCCGACCATGTTCCGCATCGTGCTGCCGTCCTTGTCGAACACCTTCGTCTCCTTGTTCAAGGACACGTCGGTCGCTTGGGTGATCGCGGTTCCGGAACTCTTCTTCGGCTACAACTGGATCTACACCAATACCTTCCGCATCGTCGAAGGCTTGAGCGTATTGGCGGCGATGTATCTCGTCACTTGCTACGTGTTCATCTTTGCGCTGCAGCAGCTCGAGCGGCGCTATGCGATCGGGCGAAACTGA
- a CDS encoding GNAT family N-acetyltransferase — protein MRRGLMPTDRHRIYEIVRSTRFFTAAEERIAIELVDEALAKGEAESGYHFIFAERDGDVVGYACYGPIPGTQSSYDLYWIAVHARAQGARIGRTLHTAAEAAIQELGGTRVYADTSSKPQYEPTRSFYRRMGYREAARLEDFYAPGDGKVIFEKVLAKD, from the coding sequence ATGCGCCGGGGACTCATGCCCACGGATCGCCACCGCATCTACGAGATCGTGCGCTCGACCCGGTTCTTCACCGCGGCCGAAGAGAGAATCGCGATCGAGCTCGTCGACGAGGCGCTGGCCAAGGGCGAAGCAGAATCGGGCTATCATTTTATCTTTGCCGAGCGCGACGGCGACGTCGTCGGCTATGCCTGCTACGGACCGATCCCAGGCACCCAATCGAGCTATGACCTCTACTGGATCGCCGTCCATGCGCGGGCTCAAGGGGCTCGGATTGGCCGAACCCTCCACACGGCGGCCGAAGCGGCCATCCAGGAGCTGGGCGGCACGCGGGTCTATGCCGACACCTCATCCAAGCCGCAATACGAGCCGACTCGCTCGTTCTATCGCCGCATGGGCTACCGCGAGGCCGCCCGGCTCGAGGATTTCTATGCGCCGGGCGACGGCAAGGTCATCTTCGAGAAGGTGCTTGCCAAGGATTGA
- a CDS encoding thiosulfate sulfurtransferase: protein MQADRLVSPQQLKRMLGDGRELALLDVREEGVFSLRHLLFAVPLALSRLELRLDALVPRRSTRIVLYDAADGLAERAANRLAAFGYRDVAILEGGVEGWARAGYELFSGVNVPSKAFGEFVEHHEETPRLSAAEVKRLKDAGTDMVILDSRPVSEYRNMSIPGGIDCPGAELVYRVHDLAPWPSTLVVVNCAGRTRSIIGAQSLINAGIPNRVVALKDGTMGWHLAGLELEHGADRLAPVPSANGLATAKAAAARVGRRFGVKSIDADRLERFVGERDERSLYLLDVRSPEEFQAGHRSGSRSAPGGQLVQATDFYVGTRNARLVLIDDTGVRSTMTASWLIQMGWPEVYVLEGGLDGIALERGPAPRAVLGLDEAKANTLAAIQLQAMLERGEAVVLDLDTSLNYRERHIPGAWFVIRARLGTSITKLPQSGALVLTAADDALARLAAADLAGLTSRPVKVLAGGTAAWHAAGLKLESGQEHMADAADDVWYRPYDRAKGREQAMRDYLSWEVDLVQQIERDGDARFTQFPRI, encoded by the coding sequence ATGCAAGCCGACCGTCTCGTCAGCCCGCAACAGCTCAAACGCATGCTCGGCGACGGCCGGGAGCTGGCGCTTCTCGACGTGCGCGAGGAAGGCGTCTTCTCGCTTCGCCATCTGCTCTTCGCCGTGCCGTTGGCGCTCAGCCGTCTGGAGCTCCGGCTGGACGCCCTGGTGCCGCGGCGGAGTACCCGCATCGTGCTCTACGATGCCGCCGACGGGCTGGCGGAGCGGGCGGCAAACCGTCTTGCCGCGTTCGGCTATCGGGACGTGGCGATCCTCGAGGGCGGCGTCGAGGGCTGGGCTCGAGCCGGCTACGAGCTGTTCAGCGGCGTCAATGTGCCGAGCAAGGCCTTCGGCGAATTCGTCGAGCACCATGAGGAGACCCCGCGGCTGTCGGCCGCCGAGGTGAAGCGCCTCAAGGACGCCGGCACCGACATGGTGATCCTCGACAGCCGGCCGGTGAGCGAATATCGCAACATGAGCATCCCCGGCGGCATCGACTGCCCCGGCGCCGAGCTCGTCTACCGGGTGCACGACCTCGCCCCCTGGCCCTCGACCCTGGTCGTGGTCAACTGCGCCGGCCGCACTCGCAGCATCATCGGCGCGCAATCCCTGATCAATGCCGGGATTCCCAACCGCGTGGTCGCCCTCAAGGACGGCACCATGGGCTGGCATTTGGCCGGATTGGAGCTGGAACACGGCGCGGATCGCTTGGCGCCGGTTCCCAGCGCCAACGGGCTGGCGACGGCGAAGGCGGCGGCCGCCCGGGTCGGACGGCGCTTCGGCGTCAAAAGCATCGATGCGGACAGGCTCGAGCGGTTCGTCGGTGAGCGCGATGAGCGCAGCCTCTACCTCCTCGATGTGCGCAGCCCCGAAGAGTTCCAAGCCGGCCATCGTTCGGGTTCGCGCTCGGCCCCGGGCGGGCAATTGGTGCAGGCGACCGACTTCTATGTCGGCACCCGCAATGCCCGCCTGGTGCTCATCGACGATACCGGCGTGCGTTCGACCATGACCGCATCATGGCTCATCCAGATGGGCTGGCCCGAGGTCTATGTCCTAGAGGGCGGCCTCGACGGCATCGCGCTCGAGCGGGGACCCGCCCCCCGCGCCGTGCTCGGCCTTGACGAGGCGAAGGCGAACACGCTGGCGGCCATCCAGCTGCAGGCGATGCTCGAGCGCGGCGAGGCGGTGGTGCTGGATCTCGACACCAGCCTCAACTACCGCGAGCGCCACATTCCCGGCGCCTGGTTCGTCATCCGTGCCCGGCTTGGCACCAGCATCACGAAGCTGCCGCAATCGGGTGCTCTGGTGCTGACCGCCGCCGACGATGCACTGGCCCGCCTCGCGGCAGCCGACCTGGCCGGCCTCACATCGCGGCCGGTCAAGGTCTTGGCCGGCGGCACGGCGGCCTGGCACGCTGCCGGTCTGAAGCTGGAATCGGGGCAGGAGCACATGGCCGATGCGGCCGATGATGTTTGGTATCGTCCCTATGACCGCGCCAAAGGTAGAGAGCAGGCGATGCGAGACTATCTCTCCTGGGAGGTGGATCTGGTGCAGCAGATCGAGCGGGACGGCGATGCGCGGTTCACGCAATTTCCCCGGATTTGA
- the msrA gene encoding peptide-methionine (S)-S-oxide reductase MsrA codes for MWMRFKKKTAMPSQADALPGRNAKMPVPKAHFVNGNPLVPPFPEGIELALFGLGCFWGAERIFWKMPGVFTTAVGYAGGLTPNPTYEEVCSGMTGHNEVVLVAFDPKKVSYEALLKLFWESHDPTQGMRQGNDAGTQYRSGIYVYAPAQRRLAEASQKAYQRGLSQSGYGPITTEIVDAPDFFYAEDYHQQYLAKNPGGYCGLGGTGVACPVGAMQAG; via the coding sequence ATGTGGATGCGATTCAAGAAGAAGACGGCGATGCCGAGCCAGGCCGACGCCCTGCCGGGGCGGAATGCGAAGATGCCGGTGCCGAAGGCGCATTTCGTCAACGGAAATCCGCTGGTGCCGCCATTTCCCGAAGGCATCGAGCTCGCCCTGTTCGGCCTTGGCTGCTTCTGGGGAGCCGAACGCATTTTCTGGAAGATGCCGGGCGTATTCACCACGGCGGTCGGCTATGCTGGCGGGCTCACCCCCAATCCCACCTATGAAGAGGTCTGCAGCGGCATGACCGGCCACAACGAGGTGGTGCTGGTGGCATTCGATCCGAAAAAGGTGAGCTACGAGGCACTGCTCAAGCTCTTCTGGGAGAGCCACGATCCCACCCAGGGCATGCGCCAGGGCAACGATGCCGGGACCCAATACCGCTCCGGGATCTATGTCTACGCGCCGGCGCAACGCCGCCTGGCCGAGGCGTCGCAGAAGGCCTATCAGCGCGGGCTCAGCCAATCGGGCTATGGGCCGATCACCACCGAGATCGTGGACGCGCCGGATTTCTTCTACGCCGAGGACTATCACCAGCAATACCTGGCGAAGAACCCCGGCGGCTATTGCGGCCTCGGCGGCACCGGCGTTGCCTGCCCCGTCGGAGCGATGCAGGCGGGGTGA
- a CDS encoding amino acid ABC transporter ATP-binding protein has product MTEALVQIRGVKKSFGATLVLDGVDLDVAKGQVVVVIGASGSGKTTLLRCINLLEPYDAGSIHVDGVEIGFRDSGNGQRQRRGERELSKIRADIGMVFQLFNLFPHLTAVENVMLGLRKVRGIPKPEARTLAEQWLVRVGLSDKLDSLPIQLSGGQQQRVGIARAVAMDPKVLLLDEITSALDPELVGEVLSVVQELARDGMTMIVVSHEMTFARDVGSRIVFMDGGRILEQGTPREVLAHPSHERLRTFLKRIEMKHH; this is encoded by the coding sequence ATGACCGAAGCGCTCGTTCAGATCCGTGGCGTCAAGAAGTCCTTCGGCGCGACCCTGGTGCTGGATGGCGTCGACCTCGACGTCGCGAAAGGCCAGGTCGTGGTGGTGATTGGCGCCTCGGGCAGCGGCAAGACCACCTTGCTTCGCTGCATCAATCTCTTGGAGCCCTACGATGCCGGCTCGATCCATGTCGACGGCGTCGAGATCGGCTTCCGCGATTCCGGCAATGGCCAGCGTCAGCGCCGGGGCGAGCGCGAGCTCTCCAAGATCCGTGCCGATATCGGCATGGTCTTCCAGCTCTTCAATCTCTTTCCGCATCTGACCGCCGTCGAGAACGTCATGCTGGGCTTGCGCAAGGTGCGCGGCATACCGAAGCCCGAGGCGCGGACGCTGGCCGAGCAGTGGCTCGTTCGCGTCGGGCTCTCCGACAAGCTCGACAGCCTGCCGATCCAGCTCTCCGGCGGCCAGCAGCAGCGGGTCGGCATTGCGCGCGCCGTCGCCATGGACCCGAAGGTGTTGCTCTTGGACGAGATCACCTCGGCGCTCGATCCCGAGCTGGTGGGCGAGGTCCTGAGCGTGGTTCAGGAGCTGGCGCGGGACGGCATGACCATGATCGTGGTGTCGCACGAGATGACGTTCGCCCGCGACGTCGGCTCGCGCATCGTCTTCATGGATGGCGGCCGGATCCTGGAGCAGGGGACGCCGCGCGAGGTTCTGGCGCATCCGAGCCATGAGCGGCTGCGGACGTTTCTGAAGCGCATTGAGATGAAGCACCACTGA
- a CDS encoding SIMPL domain-containing protein (The SIMPL domain is named for its presence in mouse protein SIMPL (signalling molecule that associates with mouse pelle-like kinase). Bacterial member BP26, from Brucella, was shown to assemble into a channel-like structure, while YggE from E. coli has been associated with resistance to oxidative stress.): MSTRILTIAVLCLMTSAAAAQTAPQADDGAVVLRLSESAVRQVTQDRLRASLRVEVGGADARSVQGQVNAKMAAALEKAKAVAGLRVETAGYYVYEDRTLRRGQRWWGNQGLTLIGSDAAALLALAGQLQDDGLVMGGLAYELAPETRRRIEGELIPEAIQKLREKAETTAHALGLTHLRFREVRLGDVAAPRLQPLGLATVMAADRTQPMAPPAAEPGETPVAVQVEAEVQLRP, translated from the coding sequence ATGTCGACACGGATTCTGACCATTGCCGTCCTCTGCCTCATGACCTCGGCCGCAGCGGCGCAAACCGCACCGCAAGCCGATGACGGCGCGGTGGTGCTGCGCCTCTCGGAGAGTGCGGTTAGGCAGGTGACCCAGGATCGGCTGCGCGCCAGCTTGCGCGTCGAGGTCGGCGGCGCCGATGCGCGCAGCGTCCAAGGCCAGGTCAACGCCAAGATGGCGGCGGCGCTGGAGAAGGCCAAGGCGGTCGCCGGTTTGCGCGTGGAGACCGCTGGCTACTACGTCTATGAGGACCGCACCTTGCGCCGCGGCCAGCGCTGGTGGGGCAATCAGGGGCTGACCCTGATCGGTAGCGATGCCGCGGCCTTGCTGGCGCTGGCGGGCCAGCTCCAGGACGACGGCTTGGTCATGGGCGGCCTCGCCTACGAGCTCGCCCCGGAGACGCGCCGACGCATCGAAGGCGAGCTCATTCCGGAAGCGATCCAGAAGCTCCGCGAGAAGGCGGAGACCACCGCGCATGCGCTCGGCTTGACCCATCTCCGCTTCCGCGAGGTGCGCCTGGGGGACGTCGCCGCCCCGCGCCTCCAGCCCCTGGGCCTGGCAACGGTGATGGCCGCCGATCGCACCCAACCGATGGCACCGCCGGCAGCCGAACCCGGCGAGACGCCGGTCGCGGTCCAGGTCGAGGCGGAGGTGCAGCTCAGGCCGTAG
- a CDS encoding D-alanine--D-alanine ligase: MSTATVAVLYGAVPADALADEQDSLVQADAVAEALRREGWQPVGVPITLDLAAAAARLQALAPAFVFNLVDAIEGQGCFIHLAPTLIESLGLVHTGASADAITQTQNKLPAKRVMAAAGIPTPEWIEPEHLDAPVRPIGAAHIVKSSWEHASIGLAADSIVTTQAALRRIVADRRRRFGGTWYAERYIEGRELSLSLVGPAASPVVLPASEILFIDLPPGRPRIVDYVAKWHTESPEYRSTPRCFVEDPADRPLLARLEAIARRCWAEFRLSGYVRIDFRIDAEGCPFVLEINTNPCLAPDAGLAATAGRAGWSYDRLIHAILEAAAIQAVQQVAAE, encoded by the coding sequence GTGAGCACCGCCACCGTCGCGGTGCTCTATGGCGCGGTCCCGGCGGACGCGCTCGCAGACGAGCAGGATTCCCTGGTGCAGGCCGATGCGGTCGCCGAGGCGCTCCGGCGCGAGGGCTGGCAGCCGGTCGGAGTGCCGATCACCCTCGACCTTGCCGCCGCCGCCGCGCGATTGCAGGCGCTCGCCCCGGCATTCGTCTTCAACCTCGTCGATGCGATCGAAGGCCAGGGATGCTTCATTCATCTGGCGCCGACGCTCATCGAATCGCTCGGCCTGGTCCACACCGGCGCCTCGGCCGATGCGATCACGCAGACCCAGAACAAGCTCCCGGCCAAGCGCGTCATGGCGGCGGCGGGGATCCCGACGCCGGAATGGATCGAGCCGGAGCACCTGGACGCGCCGGTTCGGCCCATCGGCGCCGCGCACATCGTCAAATCCAGCTGGGAGCATGCCTCGATCGGGTTGGCGGCGGATTCGATCGTCACCACCCAGGCCGCGCTTCGCCGCATCGTCGCCGATCGCCGCCGGCGCTTCGGCGGCACCTGGTATGCCGAGCGCTACATCGAGGGTCGCGAGCTCAGCCTGTCCTTGGTCGGCCCCGCAGCCTCGCCCGTGGTGCTGCCGGCGAGCGAGATCCTGTTCATCGATCTCCCGCCGGGCCGGCCCCGCATCGTCGACTATGTCGCCAAATGGCACACGGAGTCGCCGGAGTACCGGAGCACGCCCCGGTGCTTCGTCGAGGATCCGGCGGACCGTCCGCTGCTGGCTCGGCTGGAGGCGATCGCGCGCCGCTGCTGGGCTGAATTCCGGCTCTCGGGCTATGTCAGGATCGATTTCCGCATCGATGCGGAGGGATGCCCCTTCGTGCTCGAGATCAACACCAATCCCTGTCTAGCGCCGGATGCGGGCTTGGCCGCCACCGCCGGCCGCGCGGGCTGGTCCTATGACCGCCTGATCCACGCCATCCTCGAAGCCGCTGCCATCCAGGCGGTGCAGCAGGTGGCCGCTGAGTAA
- a CDS encoding transporter substrate-binding domain-containing protein: MTTQARRDFLKLGGLATGIAAVGAVAGTVLTAQKAAAQAKSDSQLRTVLDRGKLIVGTGSTNPPWHFEDDKGQLTGMDIAMARILAKGLFDDVKKVEFVKQEANQRIPNIATGKVDIVIQFMTVSPARAQLVAFSRPYYVEGAALMTSPKGKWKKYAELKAAGKQVRASVLQNVDADTLVHNALPDAQVLQLDSQANTFQALDAGRADVAVVDASTVKWLAKRNPDKYVDAGYAYEAQLYSAAMRQGDQDWLHWVNTCFDVAMHGHQPEIYTAAFEEFFGEKPPEQKPGFPVI; encoded by the coding sequence ATGACCACACAAGCGCGCCGCGATTTTCTGAAGCTGGGCGGCCTTGCCACCGGCATCGCGGCGGTCGGCGCCGTTGCCGGCACCGTGCTGACCGCCCAGAAAGCCGCCGCTCAGGCGAAGTCCGACAGCCAGCTGCGCACCGTGCTTGACCGCGGCAAGCTGATCGTCGGCACCGGCTCGACCAATCCGCCTTGGCATTTCGAGGACGACAAGGGCCAGCTGACCGGCATGGACATCGCCATGGCCCGCATCCTCGCCAAGGGCTTGTTCGACGACGTGAAGAAGGTCGAGTTCGTCAAGCAGGAGGCGAACCAGCGCATTCCCAACATCGCCACCGGCAAGGTCGACATCGTCATCCAGTTCATGACGGTCTCGCCGGCGCGCGCTCAGCTCGTCGCCTTCTCGCGGCCCTATTACGTCGAGGGTGCTGCCTTGATGACCTCGCCCAAGGGCAAGTGGAAGAAGTACGCCGAGCTCAAGGCCGCCGGCAAGCAGGTGCGGGCTTCGGTCCTGCAGAATGTCGATGCCGACACCCTGGTGCACAACGCCTTGCCGGACGCGCAGGTGCTCCAGCTCGATAGCCAGGCCAACACCTTCCAGGCCCTCGATGCCGGCCGCGCCGACGTGGCGGTGGTCGATGCCTCGACGGTCAAGTGGCTGGCCAAGCGCAACCCCGACAAATATGTCGATGCCGGCTATGCCTATGAGGCACAGCTCTACAGTGCGGCCATGCGCCAGGGCGATCAGGATTGGCTGCATTGGGTCAACACCTGCTTCGACGTCGCCATGCACGGCCACCAGCCGGAGATCTACACGGCGGCGTTCGAAGAATTCTTCGGCGAGAAGCCGCCGGAGCAGAAGCCCGGATTCCCGGTGATCTGA